The following are encoded in a window of Francisella tularensis subsp. tularensis genomic DNA:
- a CDS encoding biotin synthase encodes MIFVIIFIPNYIKTDSYMFNYNLFLNRLSKRKLYPKSFIKNEIAQRLLKRLEFIKLDPKDILVTGYSDSDYLERLQKRFPNADIHTSQNLKQHFDIIFSNSIIHITDNLSQELDDYYQLLNDNGILLFSTFGDKSFATLKEAFTSVSNYKHTNTMIDLLTWGNTLQASQYKTPAIESDLITFTYENINTLFEDIRYLNEPLADTNMQFGLTGKNMWLRFVEKFKQNLQLEIEALYGYAVRKAQDNTLKSRANPNRITLEELKKQIADFKKNSQNN; translated from the coding sequence ATGATTTTTGTTATAATCTTCATACCTAATTATATTAAGACAGACTCTTATATGTTTAATTATAATCTTTTTCTTAATAGACTATCAAAGAGAAAATTATACCCTAAATCATTTATAAAAAATGAAATTGCTCAAAGACTACTTAAGCGTTTGGAGTTTATAAAACTAGATCCTAAAGATATCTTAGTCACTGGTTATAGTGATAGTGATTATCTTGAGAGATTACAAAAGCGCTTTCCTAATGCTGATATTCATACCAGTCAAAACCTTAAACAACATTTTGATATTATTTTCTCAAACTCAATTATTCACATAACAGATAATTTATCGCAAGAACTAGATGATTATTATCAACTACTTAACGATAATGGTATTTTACTTTTTTCGACTTTTGGTGATAAATCATTTGCGACTCTCAAAGAGGCTTTTACAAGTGTTAGTAATTATAAGCATACTAATACAATGATTGATCTTCTGACTTGGGGCAATACCCTACAAGCAAGTCAATACAAAACTCCAGCGATTGAGTCAGACCTTATTACTTTTACTTACGAGAATATAAATACTCTTTTCGAAGATATAAGATATCTAAATGAACCTCTAGCTGATACAAATATGCAGTTTGGACTAACTGGTAAAAATATGTGGCTTAGATTTGTTGAAAAATTTAAACAAAATTTACAGCTAGAAATAGAAGCTCTGTATGGTTATGCTGTACGTAAGGCACAAGATAACACTTTAAAATCTCGGGCAAACCCAAATAGAATAACTTTAGAAGAACTAAAAAAACAAATAGCTGATTTTAAGAAAAACTCACAAAATAATTAG
- a CDS encoding ComF family protein gives MLSQQCQYIGLGILYRGFNQAEVLAKTLSEYTGISSTFENYARIKYTKSQAKSSKHKRATQIKGVFCLTKPVIAKHLVVFDDVLTTGSTLAEFIETLTKGSQIQKITIVTLVRPE, from the coding sequence ATGCTATCGCAGCAGTGCCAATACATAGGCTTAGGTATCTTATATCGTGGTTTTAATCAAGCTGAAGTATTAGCTAAAACACTATCAGAATATACGGGTATTAGTTCAACTTTTGAGAACTATGCTAGAATTAAGTATACAAAATCTCAAGCTAAATCATCAAAGCATAAAAGGGCTACGCAGATAAAAGGAGTATTTTGTTTAACTAAGCCAGTCATAGCTAAGCATCTAGTTGTATTTGATGATGTTTTAACTACTGGCTCAACGCTTGCTGAGTTTATTGAGACTCTTACAAAAGGTAGCCAAATTCAAAAAATAACGATAGTCACACTAGTTCGACCTGAATGA
- the der gene encoding ribosome biogenesis GTPase Der, with protein sequence MSFLVAIVGRANVGKSTLFNVLTNSHDALVFDFEGVTRDRQYGQAKYDDLDYLVVDTGGISDKDVGFDEFMAKQSQIAIDEANLVFFVVDGRSGLTTGDEYVASLLRQKDKKVVVVVNKVDGTDEEAAMAEFYSFGFDKVFAISAAHRRNTQKLVDKFLKKPLNEYYQDYTQTQEHKEQQRHGIHFSLIGRPNVGKSTLTNRMLGEDRVVVFDMPGTTIDSVSIPFERHGQKYTIVDTAGVRKRGKVKQTLEKFSVIKTLQAIQDSNVVVAVVDARQGISDQDLSLIHFAIKNGRALVLAVNKWDGMTEEDRIQVKQDLKRKLFFLQDYVDIHFISALHGTNVGHVFESIDTAYACANKKITTADATRLMQLAVEAHSPPMVGKFRIKLKYAHVGGHNPPVIVIHGNQVSRLPNSYKRYLENFFREALDFCGTPIVFEFKQSENPFADRKNKRSKDEGSKSKKVK encoded by the coding sequence ATGTCTTTTTTAGTTGCAATTGTAGGTAGAGCCAATGTTGGTAAATCTACTCTTTTTAATGTTTTGACAAATTCGCACGATGCCTTAGTATTTGATTTTGAGGGTGTAACTCGTGATCGTCAATACGGACAAGCAAAGTATGATGATTTAGATTATCTAGTAGTTGATACTGGAGGTATTTCAGATAAAGATGTGGGTTTTGATGAGTTTATGGCTAAACAATCACAGATTGCTATAGATGAGGCGAATTTAGTTTTCTTTGTGGTTGATGGCAGATCTGGATTGACAACCGGAGATGAGTACGTTGCTAGCCTTTTACGCCAGAAAGATAAGAAAGTAGTAGTTGTGGTAAATAAGGTTGATGGTACTGATGAAGAAGCTGCAATGGCTGAATTTTATAGTTTTGGTTTTGATAAGGTATTTGCAATATCTGCAGCACATCGTAGAAACACGCAAAAGCTAGTTGATAAGTTTCTAAAAAAACCATTAAATGAATACTATCAAGATTATACTCAAACACAAGAGCATAAAGAACAACAGCGCCATGGTATCCATTTTTCATTAATTGGTAGACCTAACGTTGGTAAATCGACACTTACAAATAGAATGCTTGGCGAAGATAGGGTTGTGGTATTTGACATGCCAGGCACTACAATTGATAGTGTCAGTATCCCATTTGAACGCCATGGTCAGAAGTATACTATAGTTGATACAGCTGGTGTGCGCAAAAGAGGTAAGGTAAAACAAACTTTGGAAAAGTTTTCGGTAATAAAAACATTACAAGCAATACAAGATTCAAATGTAGTAGTTGCAGTAGTTGATGCAAGACAAGGTATCTCAGATCAAGACCTGAGTCTGATACATTTTGCTATTAAAAATGGTAGAGCATTGGTCTTAGCTGTAAATAAATGGGATGGTATGACAGAAGAAGATCGTATTCAGGTTAAGCAAGATCTTAAAAGAAAGCTTTTTTTCCTGCAAGATTATGTCGATATACATTTTATCTCAGCATTACATGGTACTAATGTTGGGCATGTTTTTGAGTCAATTGATACTGCATATGCATGTGCAAATAAAAAAATAACTACAGCTGATGCTACACGTCTAATGCAGCTTGCGGTAGAGGCACACTCACCGCCAATGGTAGGTAAATTTAGAATTAAGCTTAAGTACGCTCATGTTGGAGGACATAATCCTCCTGTTATTGTAATACATGGTAATCAAGTAAGTAGACTGCCAAACTCATATAAAAGATATTTAGAAAATTTCTTTAGAGAAGCCTTAGATTTTTGTGGTACGCCAATAGTATTTGAGTTTAAGCAGTCAGAAAACCCTTTTGCAGATAGAAAAAATAAGAGATCAAAAGATGAAGGCAGTAAGAGTAAAAAAGTTAAGTAA
- the ubiB gene encoding ubiquinone biosynthesis regulatory protein kinase UbiB encodes MIKKFLRLIYIFYVINKYCLLNEPIRATKIKTLRALLLLNPFYYSRRVRRLEHGVRIREALEKLGPIFIKFGQALSVRADLLPPDVIKEVSKLQDNVPLFDNKIAAEQIEKAAKKPINEIFKSFESSPLASASVAQVHAAILQNDDKVVVKVLRPGIEKILKLDTSLMLFFATLLSKLKEIRRFKPVEIVKEINQSFFDELDLVREASNASQIRRNFEDSAIHYVPKIYWEYTSSTVMVMERVGGVRVSDIETLDALGVDRRLLAQRGVEIFYSQVFDDCFFHADMHPGNMFIDVSNPADPKYISIDFGIVGTLNRDDQRYLAGNFLAFFKRDYRKVAELHIESGWVPSDTRVDVLESAIRTVCEPIFEKPMKEISLGYTLMQLFAVARRFNMNIQPQLTLLQKTLFHVEGLGQKLCPELNIWETSRPILEKWMKEQMGLRGFYHRSMENMPRVSDKLPELPRMVFDILQQTQINLKNTTTSTQFNNLKEPKKKYRFALGCGLVLTTIGVIYTLNKDTTPLIKLQNFISNYSTSFIIVGVACLIYYSFKKEK; translated from the coding sequence ATGATTAAAAAATTTCTAAGGCTTATCTACATTTTTTATGTTATAAATAAGTACTGTCTACTCAATGAACCTATCAGAGCGACAAAAATAAAAACTCTAAGAGCCTTATTATTGCTAAATCCATTTTACTACTCTCGAAGAGTACGCAGACTTGAGCATGGTGTGCGTATTAGAGAGGCTTTAGAAAAACTTGGACCTATTTTTATCAAATTCGGTCAAGCATTATCAGTTAGAGCCGATTTACTACCGCCAGATGTAATAAAAGAAGTTTCAAAACTTCAAGATAACGTTCCGCTATTTGATAATAAAATAGCGGCTGAACAAATTGAAAAAGCTGCGAAAAAACCTATCAATGAGATTTTTAAAAGCTTTGAAAGTTCTCCATTAGCTTCGGCATCTGTAGCTCAAGTGCATGCTGCTATATTGCAAAATGATGATAAAGTAGTAGTCAAAGTATTACGTCCAGGCATAGAGAAAATTCTTAAACTTGATACCTCTTTGATGCTATTTTTTGCAACTTTACTTAGTAAACTTAAAGAAATAAGAAGATTTAAGCCCGTAGAGATTGTCAAAGAGATAAACCAAAGCTTTTTTGATGAGCTTGATCTAGTCCGTGAAGCATCAAATGCTTCTCAAATTCGCAGAAATTTTGAAGACTCTGCCATACATTATGTACCAAAAATTTATTGGGAATATACTAGTTCTACTGTGATGGTGATGGAAAGAGTTGGTGGTGTAAGAGTTTCAGACATAGAAACCCTAGATGCTTTAGGAGTTGATCGTCGTCTATTAGCACAGCGCGGTGTAGAAATTTTTTATTCACAAGTATTTGATGACTGTTTTTTTCATGCTGATATGCATCCTGGTAATATGTTTATTGATGTATCAAATCCTGCTGATCCTAAATATATTTCAATAGACTTTGGTATCGTTGGCACTCTTAACCGCGATGATCAAAGGTATCTAGCTGGTAATTTTCTAGCATTTTTCAAAAGAGATTATCGCAAGGTTGCAGAGCTTCATATAGAATCTGGCTGGGTTCCAAGCGATACGCGTGTTGATGTACTTGAATCAGCAATTAGAACAGTTTGTGAGCCAATCTTTGAAAAACCTATGAAAGAGATATCACTAGGGTACACATTGATGCAACTTTTTGCAGTAGCTCGTCGTTTTAATATGAATATTCAACCTCAACTCACACTTCTACAAAAAACTCTTTTTCATGTAGAGGGACTTGGACAAAAACTTTGCCCTGAATTAAATATTTGGGAAACATCCCGACCAATCCTAGAAAAGTGGATGAAGGAGCAAATGGGACTAAGAGGTTTCTACCATCGTTCAATGGAAAATATGCCTAGAGTTAGTGATAAACTACCAGAATTACCACGTATGGTTTTTGATATATTACAACAAACACAAATCAATCTAAAAAATACTACTACATCTACACAATTTAATAACTTAAAAGAACCTAAGAAAAAATATCGATTTGCATTAGGCTGTGGACTAGTTTTGACAACTATTGGAGTAATATATACTTTGAATAAAGATACAACTCCTTTAATTAAACTACAAAACTTTATTAGTAATTATAGTACTAGTTTTATAATTGTTGGAGTTGCATGCTTGATTTACTATAGTTTTAAAAAGGAGAAATAA
- a CDS encoding histidine triad nucleotide-binding protein, which produces MSDCIFCKIITGEIPSKKVYEDENIFAFHDINPAADVHILVIPKKHIASLNDLTEQDQELMGKFILSIPKVAKLMGLKGFKTIFNTGKEGGQMVFHLHAHILGGKIRSKLPE; this is translated from the coding sequence ATGTCAGATTGTATTTTTTGCAAGATTATCACAGGCGAAATTCCATCTAAAAAAGTGTATGAAGATGAAAATATTTTTGCTTTTCATGATATCAATCCAGCAGCTGATGTACATATCCTTGTTATACCTAAAAAACATATTGCTAGCTTAAACGATCTAACTGAGCAAGATCAAGAGCTTATGGGAAAATTTATACTTAGTATTCCTAAAGTTGCTAAGCTAATGGGATTAAAAGGTTTTAAGACTATTTTTAATACTGGTAAAGAAGGTGGGCAGATGGTTTTTCATCTCCATGCGCATATTTTAGGTGGTAAAATCAGATCTAAGCTTCCTGAGTAA
- a CDS encoding ubiquinone biosynthesis accessory factor UbiJ encodes MLKLVNTALSLLPKFDPQVSALLLPINGKALSVNITDIDLIITLEVEDSKIYASNELTKNILKGKLAYILELIFNKNLQELIIAEKLDYQGSLKDLNAFNKFLNAIDIDLVYRISELTSPEFAVIVAKPFQKAKQYFKTSRQETIVDIKDFLTEEKKTLISQNEINIFYRQVQELKQATDRIEAKLKLLEGLNND; translated from the coding sequence ATGCTAAAACTAGTAAACACAGCCTTAAGTCTTCTGCCTAAATTTGATCCTCAGGTAAGTGCTCTACTGTTACCCATAAATGGTAAAGCCCTAAGTGTCAATATTACTGATATTGACTTAATCATTACATTAGAAGTAGAAGATTCTAAAATATATGCTAGCAACGAACTTACTAAAAACATTTTAAAAGGTAAATTGGCTTATATTTTGGAGCTTATTTTCAATAAAAATCTACAAGAGTTAATAATAGCTGAGAAACTTGATTATCAAGGTAGTCTCAAAGATCTTAATGCTTTTAATAAATTTTTGAATGCTATTGATATAGATCTAGTTTATAGAATATCTGAACTCACCAGTCCTGAATTTGCTGTAATTGTAGCTAAACCTTTTCAAAAAGCAAAACAATACTTTAAAACATCTCGACAAGAGACTATTGTCGATATCAAAGATTTCCTAACAGAGGAGAAAAAGACACTGATATCTCAAAATGAGATTAATATCTTTTATCGCCAAGTTCAAGAGCTAAAGCAAGCTACTGATAGAATAGAAGCGAAGCTAAAATTATTAGAAGGCTTAAACAATGATTAA
- a CDS encoding DUF3573 domain-containing protein — translation MFRKKLLVLITILFFFLNTSYAVVNQVNNSQQLDANEVSKLAKEIKLLQAQIANLDTQKITDDIVVGLGSQQKVSNDQFNDFDKSTKKVREQYLQQQVSLSSSDDREVDVGNQVKITTQGEVSYVGSFSSNNTVPIGQLPSNLFASSILRQRAFFDDYSIFFGGFIQADAQIWNGTDITTRNGGNFTGNGENIYLTSATLYFLANLGHYVTANLDFVANQNNNYDLQDAFVIFGNLDTTPVFVSVGKYRPSVGSFGGGGPWTSGITANMFRPLRVTNAAINYRGDTSNANFTVFDAKNHATFSVAYFDAVSIPNIAQVGFNLGYMHDIRGANNRFNFIDKRVGEFNIDTAISFESIPFLPGNLNVGAGWATTTTQSTQFNGRSNAFAGAFTVQAAYTFKLFGSGQNINASYGHSYNADNIPMPLSAGGSFFLAASGIKDQILVSTQRSFFDDNVLIGPEYSWQSLYNGQRMNTLTLDLSVYI, via the coding sequence ATGTTTAGAAAAAAGCTTTTAGTTCTTATCACAATATTATTTTTTTTCTTAAACACCAGCTATGCAGTAGTTAATCAAGTTAACAATTCTCAACAATTAGATGCTAATGAAGTTAGTAAGCTTGCTAAAGAAATTAAGCTTTTACAAGCTCAGATAGCTAATCTTGATACTCAAAAAATAACTGATGATATTGTTGTTGGACTTGGTTCACAGCAAAAAGTCTCTAATGATCAATTTAATGACTTTGATAAAAGTACAAAAAAAGTTAGGGAACAATATTTACAGCAACAGGTATCTTTAAGCTCATCTGACGATAGAGAGGTTGATGTTGGTAATCAAGTTAAGATTACTACTCAAGGTGAGGTTTCATACGTTGGCTCATTCTCAAGTAATAACACCGTACCAATTGGACAGTTACCAAGTAACCTTTTTGCCTCAAGTATCCTAAGGCAAAGAGCTTTTTTTGATGATTACTCAATTTTTTTTGGTGGATTTATTCAAGCTGATGCACAAATCTGGAATGGTACTGATATCACAACTAGAAATGGTGGTAATTTTACAGGTAATGGCGAAAATATATATCTAACTAGTGCAACATTATATTTTTTGGCAAATCTTGGTCATTATGTCACAGCGAATTTAGATTTTGTTGCTAATCAGAATAATAACTACGATCTTCAGGATGCATTTGTAATTTTTGGAAATCTTGATACAACACCAGTATTTGTGTCAGTCGGTAAATATAGACCTTCTGTTGGCTCGTTTGGAGGTGGTGGGCCCTGGACAAGTGGTATCACTGCGAATATGTTTAGACCACTTAGAGTTACCAACGCAGCGATAAACTATCGTGGTGATACCTCAAATGCTAACTTTACAGTGTTTGATGCAAAAAATCATGCGACTTTTTCAGTAGCCTATTTTGATGCTGTGAGTATTCCAAATATAGCTCAAGTTGGTTTTAACTTGGGTTATATGCATGATATTCGTGGTGCTAATAACAGATTTAATTTTATTGATAAACGGGTTGGAGAATTTAATATCGATACCGCTATAAGCTTTGAGAGTATTCCTTTTTTACCAGGGAATTTAAATGTTGGTGCTGGCTGGGCAACTACTACAACCCAAAGTACACAATTTAATGGTCGTAGTAATGCATTTGCAGGAGCTTTTACAGTACAAGCAGCATATACATTTAAATTATTTGGTAGTGGTCAGAATATTAACGCTAGTTATGGTCATTCTTATAATGCTGATAATATTCCCATGCCATTATCTGCTGGAGGGAGCTTTTTTCTAGCAGCTTCAGGGATTAAAGATCAAATTTTAGTATCGACACAAAGATCATTTTTTGACGATAATGTTCTTATCGGTCCTGAGTATTCATGGCAAAGCTTATACAATGGACAACGCATGAATACACTTACATTAGATCTTTCAGTTTATATCTAG
- a CDS encoding IS630 family transposase (programmed frameshift): MPSYSQYFRDIVINKYEEGMTEFELSKFFNIDKRTVVSWIEFYKRTGDYSSKQGVGCGRVASFTDKTLIEQYLIDHPDASALDIKEALAPNIPRSTFYDCLNRLGFSFKKKTPKYKQRKEHERLEYIEKLKEIAQNLLFYIDEMGCDNKLSILRGWSLIGEPSYGEVLAYQTQRRSIVAGYNYADKKIIAPLEYSGYTNTEIFNQWFEEHLCPSLKPKTTIVMDNASFHKSSKLIEIANKFDVQILYLPPYSPDLNPIEKVWANFKKIFRKVNNSFEKFCDAISYVFNKILSD, encoded by the exons ATGCCATCATATAGCCAATATTTTAGAGACATCGTAATTAATAAATATGAAGAAGGTATGACGGAGTTCGAGCTGAGTAAGTTTTTTAACATAGATAAGCGTACAGTTGTTTCATGGATAGAGTTTTATAAAAGAACCGGAGATTATAGTTCAAAGCAAGGAGTTGGTTGTGGCAGAGTCGCTAGCTTTACCGATAAAACATTGATTGAACAGTATTTGATAGATCATCCAGATGCAAGTGCATTAGATATAAAAGAAGCATTAGCCCCTAATATTCCAAGAAGTACATTTTATGATTGTCTTAATAGACTTGGTTTTAGTTTTA AAAAAAAGACTCCAAAATATAAGCAAAGAAAAGAACATGAAAGGTTGGAGTATATAGAAAAACTAAAAGAAATAGCTCAAAACTTGTTATTTTATATAGATGAGATGGGGTGTGACAATAAGCTTTCTATCCTAAGAGGATGGTCACTAATTGGTGAGCCTAGTTATGGTGAGGTTTTAGCATATCAAACACAAAGAAGAAGTATTGTTGCTGGATATAATTATGCAGATAAAAAGATTATAGCTCCATTAGAGTACAGTGGATATACCAATACTGAAATTTTTAATCAATGGTTTGAGGAACACTTATGCCCATCATTAAAACCTAAAACTACTATAGTAATGGATAATGCTAGTTTCCATAAATCCTCTAAGCTGATTGAAATAGCCAATAAATTTGATGTACAAATATTATATCTACCTCCGTATTCTCCAGATTTAAATCCTATTGAAAAGGTTTGGGCTAACTTTAAAAAAATATTTAGAAAAGTGAATAATAGTTTTGAAAAATTTTGTGATGCTATCTCTTATGTGTTTAACAAAATACTCTCGGATTAA
- the murB gene encoding UDP-N-acetylmuramate dehydrogenase — MSEYISLEQYNTYRIKSFAKYVYFPTNNQELLDIVNNHNKLFFLGNGSNVIFSKEYYDDVAFVIFTKKFNSFNIIDNYASVQAGVLLQDLAFATYNASLSGIETFYDVPASVGGALIMNAGAYGDEIYTCVKSVTILDLNTKQIKKYLKKDIEYGYRYSMFKYMKDICILSAEFEFEYKSKQEIKAKLDDIYSRRLSNLPQKPTAGSVFKRPQANMPVGIMVEQLGLKGKQIGDAQISPKHGGIIVNNGNATGQNILDLIEFIKQQILEHYNIELHEEQIVI, encoded by the coding sequence ATGTCAGAGTATATATCTTTAGAGCAATATAATACCTATCGTATTAAGTCTTTTGCTAAATATGTTTATTTTCCTACTAATAACCAAGAGCTATTGGATATTGTTAATAATCATAATAAATTATTTTTCCTTGGAAACGGTAGCAATGTTATTTTTTCTAAAGAGTATTATGATGATGTAGCATTTGTGATTTTTACTAAAAAATTCAACTCTTTTAACATTATTGATAATTATGCTAGTGTCCAAGCTGGAGTATTATTACAGGATCTTGCATTTGCTACCTATAATGCCAGCTTAAGTGGTATTGAGACTTTTTATGATGTGCCAGCTAGCGTTGGTGGGGCATTGATTATGAATGCTGGTGCATATGGTGATGAGATATATACTTGTGTCAAAAGTGTCACAATACTTGACCTTAATACTAAACAGATAAAAAAATATCTAAAAAAAGATATAGAGTATGGTTATAGATACTCTATGTTTAAATATATGAAAGATATTTGTATTTTATCAGCGGAATTTGAGTTTGAGTACAAATCAAAACAAGAAATCAAAGCAAAACTAGATGATATTTATTCACGCAGATTGTCTAATTTACCACAAAAGCCAACAGCTGGGAGTGTTTTCAAGCGACCACAAGCAAATATGCCTGTGGGAATTATGGTAGAGCAGCTAGGATTAAAAGGTAAACAAATTGGTGATGCGCAAATTTCTCCAAAACATGGAGGTATAATAGTGAATAATGGTAATGCAACTGGTCAAAATATTTTAGATCTTATCGAGTTTATCAAACAACAAATTTTAGAGCATTATAATATCGAGCTGCATGAAGAGCAAATTGTTATTTAA
- a CDS encoding UDP-N-acetylglucosamine 1-carboxyvinyltransferase, producing the protein MKAVRVKKLSKLADEITINISGAKNALLHLIFASLIPDTKTKFTNVPTTLLDYKGAKEILENVGAKVIEKDEEVTIDTAAISNETLELCGEMTSKTRCSLMLLGSLLKKKGRVKIGFPGGCSFSEKRPFDIHLNGLEALGAEVKLADDHIEVIYKEEKNAEFKMPFPSVGATMNLLMYAVTGNSEVVLENVALEPEVVTLIDYLNQCGANIDFDADSRKIKILGVMRLNGCEFEIIFDRIQAMTYAAMAYLYKTNVTITNINTQDTYSIKKPLEKLTNAGAKWEYNQANRSIKFFGKDSCIKGVDIIAAPFPHFPTDLQPIYAVMLFMANSSSTIQDTVYPERINYVYQIRKMGFNISIDNTLIKINPLKNLNDIRPAVMSVKDLRAGMACLMAGSLLDEFSTINNAHQIFRGYNNLIENMSHFMRIEILNDNV; encoded by the coding sequence ATGAAGGCAGTAAGAGTAAAAAAGTTAAGTAAGCTTGCTGATGAGATAACTATTAACATTAGTGGTGCAAAAAATGCTTTGTTACATCTAATTTTTGCAAGCTTAATTCCGGATACTAAAACAAAATTTACTAATGTTCCAACAACTCTTTTAGATTATAAAGGGGCTAAGGAGATCTTAGAAAATGTTGGTGCTAAAGTCATTGAAAAGGATGAAGAAGTAACTATTGATACTGCAGCTATTTCAAATGAAACTTTAGAACTATGTGGGGAAATGACATCTAAAACACGTTGCTCTTTGATGCTTTTAGGTTCATTGCTTAAGAAAAAAGGTCGTGTTAAGATTGGTTTTCCTGGTGGTTGTAGTTTTAGTGAAAAAAGACCTTTTGACATACACTTAAATGGATTAGAAGCATTAGGTGCTGAGGTTAAGTTGGCTGATGATCATATAGAGGTAATTTATAAAGAAGAAAAAAACGCAGAGTTTAAAATGCCTTTTCCATCGGTTGGCGCAACTATGAATTTACTAATGTACGCCGTGACAGGTAATTCTGAGGTTGTACTTGAAAATGTTGCTTTAGAGCCTGAGGTTGTTACATTAATAGACTATCTTAATCAATGTGGTGCAAATATTGATTTTGATGCTGATAGCAGAAAAATAAAAATCTTAGGTGTTATGAGATTAAATGGCTGTGAGTTTGAAATTATTTTTGACCGTATTCAAGCTATGACCTATGCCGCTATGGCGTATCTGTACAAAACAAACGTTACAATTACAAATATTAATACTCAAGATACATACAGTATCAAAAAGCCTTTGGAAAAATTGACTAATGCAGGAGCTAAATGGGAGTATAACCAAGCTAATCGTAGTATTAAGTTTTTTGGTAAGGATAGTTGTATTAAAGGAGTTGATATAATTGCTGCACCTTTCCCACATTTTCCTACCGATTTACAGCCAATATATGCAGTAATGTTATTTATGGCAAATAGCTCTAGTACTATTCAAGATACAGTTTACCCTGAGCGCATAAATTATGTGTATCAAATTCGTAAAATGGGTTTTAATATATCTATAGATAATACTCTTATAAAAATAAATCCACTTAAAAACCTAAATGATATACGTCCAGCAGTGATGAGTGTCAAAGATTTACGTGCTGGTATGGCATGCTTAATGGCTGGATCATTATTAGATGAATTTTCGACTATTAATAATGCTCATCAGATATTTAGAGGTTATAATAACCTTATAGAAAATATGTCTCATTTTATGCGAATAGAGATTCTAAATGATAATGTTTAG
- the ubiE gene encoding bifunctional demethylmenaquinone methyltransferase/2-methoxy-6-polyprenyl-1,4-benzoquinol methylase UbiE — MSKENKTTDFGFTQVPWEEKQKKVAGVFHSVAAKYDLMNDLMSFGIHRIWKKQTIAKSGVHKGDNVLDLAGGTGDLAYKFCQMVGQQGKVILSDINSSMLEVGKEKLTNKGCVGNIEYVQANAECLPFPDNYFDCITISFGLRNVTDKDKALASMCRVLKPGGRLLVLEFSKPIIPLLSKVYDEYSFKALPFLGKIITQDAESYKYLAESIRKHPDQQTLKQMMYDAGFDNVEYQNMTGGIVALHIGYKY; from the coding sequence ATGTCTAAAGAAAATAAAACAACAGATTTTGGTTTTACACAAGTGCCTTGGGAAGAAAAACAAAAAAAGGTAGCTGGGGTATTCCATTCAGTAGCAGCTAAATATGACTTGATGAATGATCTAATGTCATTTGGTATTCATCGCATCTGGAAAAAACAAACCATTGCTAAATCTGGAGTTCATAAGGGTGATAATGTCTTAGATCTTGCTGGCGGCACAGGTGACTTAGCATATAAATTTTGTCAAATGGTTGGTCAACAAGGTAAAGTAATCTTGAGTGATATTAACTCCTCGATGCTTGAAGTAGGCAAAGAAAAACTTACAAACAAAGGTTGTGTTGGCAATATCGAATATGTCCAAGCTAACGCTGAGTGTCTACCTTTCCCTGATAATTATTTTGATTGTATTACGATATCATTTGGACTTAGAAATGTTACAGACAAAGATAAAGCGTTAGCATCAATGTGTCGAGTTCTAAAACCAGGTGGTCGCTTGTTAGTTCTAGAATTCTCTAAGCCAATCATACCTTTACTTTCTAAAGTTTATGATGAATACTCTTTCAAAGCACTACCATTTTTAGGTAAAATTATCACACAAGATGCCGAAAGCTACAAATACCTTGCTGAATCAATCCGCAAACATCCTGATCAACAAACACTAAAACAGATGATGTACGATGCTGGATTTGATAACGTCGAATATCAAAATATGACCGGTGGAATTGTAGCATTACATATTGGATATAAATATTAA